One genomic region from Croceicoccus sp. YJ47 encodes:
- a CDS encoding 3'(2'),5'-bisphosphate nucleotidase CysQ: MVTKVRIEDDAELAARLATTAGQIAVAVRESGLLDGKELGSAGDKVANAFLMKALAEQRPEDGVLSEESRDTLKRLDKERVWIVDPVDGTREYGERRSDWGVHVGLSIGGRAAIGAVALPGLNVTMRSDRTEPLPPAPERLRMVVSRTRPAKEAVHVAEALNAELVPMGSAGAKAMAILRGEADIYLHSGGQYEWDNCAPAAVCEAFGLHCSRIDGAPLQYNRADVGLPDLLFCRKEHATRVLNLVAAM; this comes from the coding sequence ATGGTAACGAAGGTTCGTATCGAGGACGACGCCGAGCTGGCCGCGAGGCTCGCGACCACGGCGGGGCAGATCGCCGTCGCCGTGCGGGAAAGCGGATTGCTCGACGGCAAGGAGCTGGGCAGTGCAGGGGACAAGGTCGCCAATGCGTTTCTGATGAAGGCGCTGGCCGAGCAGCGGCCCGAGGATGGCGTGCTTTCGGAGGAAAGCCGCGACACGCTCAAACGGCTGGACAAGGAACGCGTATGGATCGTCGATCCGGTCGATGGCACCCGCGAATATGGCGAAAGGCGCAGCGACTGGGGCGTGCATGTCGGGCTTTCCATCGGGGGGCGGGCGGCCATCGGGGCGGTGGCGTTGCCGGGGCTGAACGTCACGATGCGGTCCGACCGGACGGAGCCTTTGCCCCCCGCGCCCGAACGGCTGCGCATGGTGGTGAGCCGCACGCGCCCGGCAAAGGAAGCGGTCCACGTGGCAGAGGCTCTGAATGCCGAGCTCGTCCCCATGGGCAGCGCCGGTGCGAAGGCGATGGCGATCCTGCGCGGGGAGGCGGACATCTACCTGCATTCGGGGGGGCAGTACGAATGGGACAATTGCGCGCCCGCCGCCGTGTGCGAGGCGTTCGGCCTCCACTGTTCGCGCATCGATGGCGCGCCGCTCCAATATAACCGGGCCGATGTCGGGCTGCCCGACCTGCTGTTCTGCCGCAAGGAGCATGCGACCCGCGTGCTGAACCTCGTCGCCGCGATGTAG
- the aroQ gene encoding type II 3-dehydroquinate dehydratase, which yields MARITVLNGPNLNLLGQREPDIYGHETLTDVERMCRARADALGHEIAFHQSNAEHDLIDWIQAARSDAAAIVINPAAYSHTSIAIRDALSAFTGPIAEVHISNIHAREGFRHHSHISAVADLVICGAGTLGYVLAIEAVAQRI from the coding sequence ATGGCGCGTATTACCGTACTCAACGGTCCCAATCTCAACCTCCTGGGTCAGCGGGAGCCGGACATCTACGGCCACGAAACGCTTACCGATGTCGAGCGGATGTGCCGCGCAAGGGCCGACGCGCTCGGCCACGAGATCGCCTTTCACCAAAGCAATGCCGAACACGATCTGATCGACTGGATCCAGGCGGCGCGTAGCGATGCCGCCGCCATCGTCATCAATCCTGCCGCCTACAGCCACACCTCCATCGCCATTCGCGATGCCCTGTCCGCCTTTACAGGGCCGATCGCGGAGGTGCACATCTCCAATATCCACGCGCGCGAGGGTTTCCGCCACCACAGCCACATCTCCGCCGTGGCCGATCTCGTCATCTGCGGCGCGGGGACGCTGGGCTATGTCCTTGCGATAGAGGCGGTTGCGCAGCGGATCTGA
- a CDS encoding UbiH/UbiF/VisC/COQ6 family ubiquinone biosynthesis hydroxylase: MTKTDRRDVVILGGGLVGTSLALALAKAGITSHVLDAADPETQLAEGFDGRASAISTASWNMFANIGVAPLLEPFGCPIESIAVSDQLKPGELHFRPETGEGSLGRMFANRQLRKALFDAMQDEDAIAFHPRSRVTERHRGPHGVAAVRDDGTRFEGSLLVGSEGRGSPTRDEAGLKMAKWDYRHRAIICGLAHEKPHGNVAWEIFYPEGPFALLPMLDDADGRHRTALVWTVAEKEAEGWLKLGDRAFLAEAEKRMGALLGTMELASPRSSYPLGFHHAPTIIDHRLALVGDAAHGIHPIAGQGLNLGLRDVAALAEVVGDAMRLGLEPGDAEVLKRYQQWRALDDFTVSLATDGLTRIFGVPGRAASAVRRLGMGAIERVNPLKRWFMDEARGVSGTLPTLLQR; the protein is encoded by the coding sequence ATGACGAAGACAGACAGGCGCGATGTGGTGATCCTGGGCGGCGGCCTTGTCGGGACCAGCCTGGCGCTCGCGCTCGCAAAGGCGGGCATCACGAGCCATGTCCTCGACGCGGCCGATCCCGAGACGCAGCTTGCCGAGGGGTTCGACGGGCGCGCGTCGGCCATTTCCACGGCGAGCTGGAACATGTTCGCCAATATCGGCGTCGCGCCTTTGCTCGAACCGTTCGGCTGCCCGATCGAATCCATCGCGGTCAGCGATCAGCTCAAACCCGGCGAACTGCATTTCCGGCCCGAAACGGGCGAGGGCAGCCTTGGCCGCATGTTCGCCAACCGGCAGCTGCGCAAGGCGTTGTTCGACGCGATGCAGGACGAGGACGCCATCGCGTTTCATCCCCGCTCCCGCGTGACCGAACGCCACCGCGGCCCGCATGGTGTCGCCGCCGTGCGCGACGATGGCACGCGTTTCGAAGGGAGCCTGCTCGTCGGGTCGGAAGGGCGCGGGTCGCCGACGCGCGACGAGGCGGGCCTGAAAATGGCGAAATGGGATTATCGTCACCGGGCGATCATCTGCGGCCTCGCGCATGAAAAGCCGCACGGGAACGTGGCGTGGGAAATCTTCTATCCCGAAGGGCCGTTCGCGCTTTTGCCGATGCTGGACGATGCGGATGGGCGGCATCGCACCGCGCTGGTGTGGACGGTCGCGGAAAAGGAAGCGGAAGGCTGGCTCAAGCTTGGCGACCGGGCGTTCCTCGCCGAGGCGGAGAAGCGCATGGGCGCGCTGCTCGGCACGATGGAACTGGCCTCCCCGCGGTCGTCCTATCCGCTCGGCTTTCATCATGCGCCGACGATCATCGACCACCGGCTCGCGCTCGTCGGCGACGCGGCGCACGGCATCCACCCGATCGCGGGGCAGGGGCTCAATCTCGGCTTGCGCGATGTTGCGGCGCTGGCCGAGGTGGTGGGCGATGCGATGCGTTTGGGGCTGGAGCCGGGGGACGCAGAGGTGCTCAAACGCTATCAGCAATGGCGCGCATTGGACGATTTCACAGTGTCGCTCGCGACCGACGGGCTGACGCGGATCTTCGGCGTGCCGGGCCGCGCCGCTTCCGCCGTGCGTAGGCTGGGCATGGGAGCGATCGAGCGGGTCAATCCGCTCAAACGCTGGTTCATGGACGAGGCGCGCGGGGTGAGCGGGACGCTGCCGACACTGCTTCAGCGCTGA
- a CDS encoding protein-disulfide reductase DsbD, with the protein MLPTAFLRVLLAWVACSMIFVAGGLPGGAHANNIDARLIAGTAAPGEDAVIALLMDPADGWHGYWSNPGDAGYGMTLEWTLPDGVSVGDPQYPVPQTLLISGLMNHVYEGRYAVLVPASVSARMAPGDAVPIAVKARWLACTDTICVPEEATLRTRLTIADRAVESPRLAAWRAALPAPLAEPGRYEIAGGRLRAAIPVAAGASLAAPHLFLADDGVVDYAARQDVSRRGDWIIVETDAREGAMAEGAHDAVLRLNDERGVSVRLEPGPPGAAGEPLANAARADGTGTGPLALLLLAAFAGGLLLNVMPCVFPVLSLKAVALARARGDSDGRARTEALAYTAGVLVTVVALGGVLLVLRLLGQEVGWAFQLQEPATIVLLFLLVTAIAANLAGVYEMVLPVPVERRGGGAFGTGMLAAFVATPCTGPFMAGAMGAALLLPAWAALALFAALGLGLAAPFLAIGFVPRLRAMIPQPGRWMNAFRRTMAVPMALTGVALFWLCWRVGGWTLAVMALSAGAGVLAVLFVAGRRQAKGRGVAPLAGMTLLIAACAGGLAAWMEPAPAAADAAALPGTQPFSIEALAAARADGRPVFAYFTADWCVTCKVNERVAIDRGPVAKAFADHDVAILRGDFTRGDPAIARFLSENGAAGVPLYIWYAPGKPPQTLPQVLSADALVTLARDGVPGNGTDPG; encoded by the coding sequence GTGTTGCCGACGGCTTTCCTGCGCGTGCTGCTCGCGTGGGTTGCGTGTTCGATGATCTTTGTGGCGGGCGGGCTGCCGGGGGGGGCCCATGCCAACAATATCGATGCGCGGCTGATTGCCGGCACCGCCGCGCCGGGCGAGGATGCGGTGATCGCGCTCCTCATGGACCCTGCGGACGGGTGGCACGGATATTGGTCGAACCCCGGCGATGCGGGCTATGGCATGACGCTGGAATGGACGTTGCCGGACGGGGTTTCGGTGGGCGATCCGCAATATCCGGTGCCGCAGACGTTGCTGATTTCCGGGCTGATGAACCATGTTTACGAAGGGCGCTATGCCGTGCTCGTCCCGGCGTCGGTGTCCGCGCGGATGGCGCCGGGCGACGCCGTGCCGATCGCGGTAAAGGCGCGCTGGCTGGCGTGCACCGACACGATCTGCGTGCCGGAGGAGGCGACGCTTCGCACGCGCCTCACCATTGCGGATCGCGCGGTGGAGAGCCCGCGCCTCGCCGCATGGCGCGCCGCGCTCCCCGCTCCGCTGGCGGAGCCGGGCCGATACGAGATTGCCGGTGGGCGGCTGCGCGCCGCGATCCCCGTCGCGGCGGGGGCGAGCCTTGCCGCGCCGCACCTGTTCCTCGCCGACGATGGTGTGGTCGATTATGCCGCGCGGCAGGATGTCTCGCGCCGGGGCGACTGGATCATCGTGGAGACCGATGCGCGGGAGGGAGCCATGGCCGAGGGGGCGCATGATGCGGTACTCCGGCTCAATGACGAGCGCGGGGTGTCGGTGCGGCTCGAACCCGGACCGCCGGGCGCTGCGGGAGAGCCGCTCGCGAATGCGGCGCGCGCCGATGGCACGGGGACCGGGCCGCTGGCGCTGCTGCTACTCGCCGCGTTTGCCGGCGGCTTGCTGCTCAACGTGATGCCCTGCGTATTCCCGGTGCTCAGCCTGAAGGCGGTCGCGCTTGCCCGCGCGCGGGGCGACAGCGACGGGCGCGCCCGGACGGAGGCGCTTGCCTATACCGCGGGCGTGCTGGTCACGGTCGTCGCGCTCGGCGGGGTGCTGCTCGTCCTGCGCTTGCTCGGTCAGGAGGTCGGCTGGGCGTTTCAGCTGCAGGAACCGGCGACCATTGTGCTGCTCTTCCTCCTCGTCACCGCGATCGCCGCCAATCTGGCGGGCGTGTACGAGATGGTCCTCCCCGTACCGGTCGAGCGGCGCGGGGGCGGCGCGTTCGGGACCGGCATGCTCGCCGCATTCGTGGCGACGCCGTGCACCGGGCCGTTCATGGCGGGGGCGATGGGCGCCGCGCTGCTTCTGCCTGCATGGGCGGCACTCGCGCTGTTTGCGGCGCTGGGGCTGGGGCTGGCGGCGCCGTTTCTTGCCATTGGTTTCGTGCCACGCCTGCGCGCGATGATCCCGCAGCCGGGCCGGTGGATGAACGCGTTCCGGCGCACCATGGCCGTGCCGATGGCGCTGACCGGGGTGGCGCTGTTCTGGCTCTGCTGGCGCGTGGGGGGATGGACGCTGGCGGTGATGGCGCTCAGCGCCGGGGCGGGCGTGCTGGCCGTGCTGTTCGTGGCGGGGCGGCGACAGGCGAAGGGGCGCGGCGTTGCGCCGCTTGCCGGGATGACGCTGTTGATCGCGGCCTGCGCAGGCGGGCTCGCCGCGTGGATGGAGCCTGCGCCCGCCGCCGCCGATGCCGCCGCCCTTCCCGGCACGCAGCCCTTCAGTATCGAGGCGCTGGCCGCCGCGCGCGCGGATGGCCGCCCCGTGTTCGCCTATTTCACGGCGGACTGGTGTGTGACGTGCAAGGTCAACGAACGGGTCGCGATCGACCGCGGGCCCGTCGCGAAGGCCTTTGCCGATCACGATGTGGCGATCCTGCGCGGCGACTTCACGCGGGGCGATCCGGCCATCGCCCGCTTCCTGTCGGAAAACGGCGCGGCGGGCGTTCCGCTCTATATCTGGTACGCGCCGGGAAAGCCCCCGCAAACCCTGCCGCAGGTCCTTTCGGCCGACGCGCTGGTCACGCTCGCCCGCGACGGGGTTCCGGGAAACGGCACAGATCCGGGATAA
- a CDS encoding uroporphyrinogen-III synthase translates to MTAIVAIRPPPGDAATLKRAGEAGIALLSMPMFRVEPAGWTMPYIARLDALLLGSANIMRHGGAKLSALTALPAWCVGETTAEAARAAGFTVAHVGAGGLQPVAERAVAMGARNLLRLSGEAHVPLSLAEGARLDTRVVYRVAALPLPGALAALADEGLVVLLHSAEAARHFSAEVERVGLPRGRIALACLAPRIAPAAGAGWRAVAVAETVDDAALLALAAEMCKGGMERRQGPEGTPA, encoded by the coding sequence ATGACGGCCATTGTCGCGATCCGTCCCCCACCGGGCGATGCCGCGACGCTCAAACGCGCGGGCGAGGCGGGTATTGCGCTGCTCTCCATGCCGATGTTCCGGGTGGAACCGGCGGGGTGGACCATGCCCTACATTGCCCGCCTCGACGCGCTCCTCCTCGGCAGCGCGAACATCATGCGCCACGGCGGGGCCAAGCTGTCGGCGTTGACGGCCCTCCCCGCGTGGTGCGTCGGCGAAACGACGGCGGAGGCGGCGCGGGCGGCGGGGTTTACGGTCGCGCATGTCGGCGCGGGGGGATTGCAGCCGGTCGCCGAGAGGGCGGTCGCGATGGGTGCGCGAAATCTCCTGCGATTGTCGGGGGAGGCGCATGTGCCGCTCTCGCTCGCTGAGGGTGCGAGGCTCGACACGCGCGTCGTCTATCGCGTGGCGGCGCTGCCCCTGCCCGGCGCGCTTGCGGCGCTGGCCGACGAAGGGCTAGTCGTGCTGCTCCATTCGGCGGAGGCTGCGCGCCATTTTTCGGCGGAGGTCGAGCGGGTCGGACTGCCGCGCGGCCGTATCGCGCTTGCATGTCTCGCGCCCCGGATCGCGCCGGCCGCGGGGGCGGGATGGCGTGCCGTCGCGGTGGCGGAAACGGTGGATGATGCCGCCCTGCTGGCCCTTGCCGCCGAAATGTGCAAAGGCGGCATGGAAAGGCGACAGGGGCCAGAAGGAACACCCGCTTGA
- a CDS encoding response regulator → MNIEAGDHGEPETASPYILLVEDEMIIAFDLVDRLEDCGFTVDGPHPSIVRALAAIETRVPDGAVLDVQLTDGVVFPVADRLRDMAVPFVFHSGHASPEELQERYPRADVCTKPCPIGTLESRLQKLVVSRK, encoded by the coding sequence GTGAACATCGAAGCAGGCGACCATGGCGAGCCCGAGACTGCTTCGCCCTATATCCTCCTCGTCGAGGATGAGATGATCATCGCTTTCGACCTCGTCGATCGGCTGGAGGATTGCGGCTTTACCGTCGATGGCCCGCATCCCAGCATCGTCCGCGCTCTCGCCGCGATCGAAACGCGCGTTCCCGACGGTGCCGTGCTCGACGTGCAGCTTACCGACGGTGTCGTCTTTCCCGTGGCGGACAGGCTTCGGGACATGGCCGTTCCATTCGTCTTTCATTCCGGCCATGCCAGCCCCGAGGAATTGCAGGAACGCTATCCCCGCGCCGATGTGTGCACGAAGCCGTGCCCGATCGGAACGCTGGAATCCCGGCTGCAGAAGCTGGTCGTGAGCAGGAAATGA